The following is a genomic window from Tripterygium wilfordii isolate XIE 37 chromosome 19, ASM1340144v1, whole genome shotgun sequence.
aaaaggagtgcAAAGGAGGTTGCCATGGGTGTGGGGGTCAAGAGCTAAATCTTATGCAGGCGGAAACGATAAAGAAAAATTAAGCTAGCGTTCAATCATACAGATACATTGGAATCCatcaaaaaatgagaaaaattctCTAGGGTTTCAATAAATTTCTTAAAATGAGTGATAATGATTATTAGGGTCGGCTACAActctaaaataatgaaaatgcaAAAATGTAAAACTATGGCAATGCccttaaaaccaaaaaaaaacccatttaaGGCCCTAAACGATAGAATTTCGCAAAAACAAGATGGGGTTAGGGTTTCCTAGTTCGGCTCAGAATGTCGTTTCGTTTCAATTAGTCAAATTTCGTCCAAGTCTGAAAGTTGCAAATTTCAATCATACTAACCGATTTTATTGTAATTAAAGCAAAGTTTTCAAATAGTCCTATATCAAAACTACACTAAACTGATTTGAAAATTGAGATTAATGGACATATGAGCCACTAGTTGAAATGGTAAAAATGGTGTATATCACATTGATTACTAGAGTTCGAATCCACCTTCTCCcatcttaaaaaaaaactgaggTTAATggtaagaagaaaacaaaagtatATTCAAATTAGATAAAGGAAAAAGAGGCAAACGGGTAACTGGACACCATGGGTTTGCCGAGGATTTGACAAGGTTTGACAAGGAGCTTCCCTGGAACAGAGATTTTGATGATTAAACTTGGGTCAGTAGGCTGCGTAACTTGGGCTTGGCCCAATGGGCTTTCATGTTTGAAAAAGGGTCAAAAAATATTAGGTAGTCTGTCAGATAACCTTGTGACCATCCCAGCCATTACATGACCGAGAACGATCCTCTACCGCCCATGCGATCCAAACGAACCACAGGGCTGTCAATCACGCTCTGATCACATGGTCCTGCTTCATCAACCAGACTTTTGTTCCTGTCTCCTTTCAACTCAAGGACACAGATGTACGATCCTATAGAACAGATCCTGTTCAAGTAAGGTCGTGTTGTGTAAACGTAACCTCCATGCTTATAAACAGTTCTTTGAAACCAGaactaaccgatgtgggatattgtTACATATTGCTTTCTAGTTTATTATTCTCTCTCCTTTCCATCAAAACTGTTCTCTccatttatatatgtttaattgTCTTATTCGGCTTCTGCCCTTCAGTTTCTACCGCTGCAAAGCCAGCAAAAATATTGTCCTTTTTTTCATTACTAATCACCAGTTATTAAGAGATCAAGGAAAAAAGGATAGTTGATTCAGTAACAGTTGGTAAATAATAGTAAGAGATGTTCGATACAAGATGGGGATTTCCTTGCATTTTCATGGCTAGTTTGATACAAGAACCAAGATGAACATTCAGCCTAACGACTACGACTACGACGATGGACATCATCATTGTTATGCCTCCAACGTTTCTTCTTTGTACCCTTCTCTCTTCTTGAACTACTTTCTTCATGTCTGGCTTTCTGCAACTCTCCGttttctttcatctttttcttaCCGGACTTGTCTCGAGAGGATGATTTCCTTTTCTTCCCAGAGGACTGAGCACTACCATCTCCAGCGATACCGTCTCCACGTGGTAGTGGGTCTTCTTCATCCTCATACTGCCAGTTGTAGAGAATTCCCTGCTTATCTCCATTGTGTAACTGTAATGGCTCCCCAGCCCCAGGCAGCAGGCTATCAAAAGTCATTTCTCCCGTAGATCCTCCTTTGCGCTCTAGCAAAACTGGGTCTGGTCTAATTATGGTACCAAGAATGCTTCTGTTGGGGCCTAGGCCTAATATGGTCTTTGGATTTGTCAAGGTCGAAAATGCCATACCAAAAGCTGATCGTATCTGAGCAACAAACAGATAAAGAGATTCCGTCAATATATAGTGTCATGCAATGAAGTTTAAACCTACTTTTACTCATTTCatgttaaaagaaaaagagtagTCAGAATAAAGTCAATTATTGAGCCCATTTTTTCTTCAACAGAAACTAAACATCTAATGTCAAAATCCTATtaacatatgcacaaaatagcAACTGCTCTCTGTCGTGAATTACGCCATTTTGCTCGACCTTTCTAAGATAACAGATCGTTACGTTATGtatttaaaatgaaataaagctCCATATGATCAAAAAACTAAAGCTTCGTAGACTCTGAAGTAATAGAAAGTTATGCAGAAACAGTAAATGTTTCAGTAAAACAGAAACATGATTGTGGAAACAATAAACTGTTGAACACACCTGGAAATAGTTAAAAGAGTTCTTCCCAATGTCGTTCTCTGGTGCCTAGTTAATCATTCGAAGGGAAATCGTCAATAAACGAACAGTTGAAAAAACAGCAATGTCACCAAAGGTGAAAAGGTTTTTATCAAATTGTTAATTTAGATTTGAAGCACCGGACAATGACAGGCTACCGAAAAGCAGGCCTGTTACATACTTAAAGTAgatcaaatacgtgaaaagtgTGAAATAGCATTTTCTAAGCAGACAttaacataattttaaaaaaaataaaaatatgtatgCCAACCTGTGGGTCCTcaattgagatcagaaaggtccGCCCTTTATTCATAAacctaaaaaagaagaaacaaatataTCAAATCATTAAAATCGGAAGATAAATTTTCCTCCGATAAAGTTCCAGTCCATTCTTTTTACCCTCTGCTACTCTTTGGAAAGAAGATTCCTGCTCCGTTGCAAGATACGCCAACATCCGCCGTGTTCAATTTGCGTCCATAGAAATCAAAAAAGTGCACCTAATACCCCAAAAGcaacatatttatattttataagaaATTATTAATCTATAATGTCATATTTTTCAATCCCTTAAAAAGTATATATATCTCATCTAAAATTACAAAACATCTGCTTCAACAAAAAATCCATTTGTCTTCTGATTTAAAATGAAGTTTCTATCCactgtttcttttttattgtaTAAACAATTTATGGCAGTCAATTGATTGAAAGAAGTAACCATAACTATGCTAGTTGAGCCGGAGGCTATACCAGTCAACTTGAGAGTTCATGCCCATGACAACagcatgaagaagaaaaaggagaaacaaTACCCAAAAAAAGCAGCTCATAAGAACATACCAGAAGAACTCCCAAGTTGTGTTCTGGAACAGGATGGGATTCACGGAGACACTGCACCAACATGAATAGTTAGAGCAAAGCTATTAGCACTAATGTTCACAAGATGGGAACTAGATAGATGACAAATGAATAAGCAATAGCAGAAATCCACAAAACTATAAGACACAAGTCTTTCACAGAGAAGCCCTTAAATGGCCATACTAACTCATAGAGGAGACAAAAATCGAATAAGGAACGAAAATGCTTCATTTGCACTACAAACTACAATCATACAGTAGAAGGCACCAAGCATAAATACTATAGAACCACAGGAATTAGGTATTCTATTCACTCCAACCCAACCATCCAACCACCTAGCAGGAAAGTGATTTATGGCTTTCAGTTTTCATGTTTTACTAGGTTGTATTATAGGAGGGGGGCTTCGTCAAGAAAGAAGTGGACAGGATGATGGTTTCAGTCTCTTTGATCAACCAAAAGCTCTTCCCAAACAGAAGAAGCTTCTTCCAAAACATATGGCTTTCTGAATGTTGATGATGATATCTACACAGGTGGATCTTAATATCTTATGTACATTGCAAATATGTGCATCATATAGTGAAGTACCATGCAAGCGAAACAAGCTTGCACCTTTTCTATAAGGACTGCAACAGAAGCCTAAAAGCAGATTGTCAATCAACTCAGCCCTCCAAGGTTTCATCCAACTCATACAGACCATATCCTACAAATGGAGCCAAATGCCAAGGAATGACTCTCCCTCAGCCAATTGTGAACAAATTTAAAGCCAACCAAACAACGGTAAAGATTTCATCTTCCTAAAGTTAACATGTGTTCAACCACCATCCTTTTgccagaaatatatatatatccaaatgAACTATAAACGTTTCCTCCACAGCAATTTTATGAATTCTTCTATAGGAAAGTGAGCATCATTAAGACATATGAACAAAAAGGGCTTTGTTTGTAATCCTACAGACATATGATCCATTTCAACATTTCACCTCTCAAACTGGGTAAATGGTATAACACAATTGAAGTTACTAAATTTTCTTTGAGATTATATTTCTGTGGGCCATTGCTGCTTACCACTGCCAATAAGCCAGTGATAAAGTAAAATAAGCCAGGTATAGTACCACATGCGATGGCTAATAGAGAATCACCATAGGGAAATTTGGGGAAAATTAAGAGTTATCACTTTCTTACCTGCAACATTGCTATCAGCATGGCAAGAAGGGCATAAGATCCTATCCCACCAGAATATACCTGCACATTTAAAACCATTTTTGAGTTGGGCAGAACTGGAGGGAAtaacattttaattaaaaaggaaaatagtaGTACCCTCCACAAATTATACTACCAACTGATACCTCATTAAGTTCTCTCTGTTGCAAGAATACTTTCAAAATCAAACACAGTGGCCTTAATGGAGGCCACTTGGATACTGCATCCTGGAAAGTTAAAAGCAATGCACAGTAAGTTCGTCATTGTTTCTTCTCATATAGTGTGCATAGTTCTAAAGAAATTTTGTTTGCTGCATCTGAAAAACATAGATACAATGCCctcaaacaaaaacatagttATAAAGGCATAAATCATCTTATACTTGCATGTATGATAACTCTTGGGAAGTCCGTCGCTCATGCGATATAAAAGTTCTAATTTGACATTTTGACTTAATCGCGCAATCTTACAACATTGGGATCCCAATAAGGAGCTAGCCTGTAATTTTTGACATTCAACATGGTTTAAGCAAGTATGACAGAACAAAAGGAGAGACTCATCTTAAACAATTCTAATAGTTGATAGCTCACTCTTTTACTGCACActtttttatttatgttatagATTAATATGGTTTGTGCCTGGCATTCAAATTGTCTTTTTCATTCAGAAAGATAGGGGCTCTGGTATATTTCACATCCAATCTACCACAAATAAGTGCTGACTTTTGATGGAGTTTGCACGCAAATAATAGTGGTCAAGGTGTACTACTAAGCAAAAAAATTAACCCACAGCCATTTAGAATAGAATACTGGGTCCAAGTCTaagttcaataaaaaaaaacattgtgcACCCTCCAAATGCATTTAGGTCATAGATATTTGGCTAATAATATATCCactgaataaacccaattatcCTGCAACATACAAAACGTAGACCAAGACAATATATTTTCCAGACAAATACAAGCATGAACAACATTGATTTGAGACAGCAATATACTTTATCTGATCTAATCTATCAAAAACTCTAGAGTCACCTCCAAATCTCCTCGTAAATTTTTTTAGAAGGAATGTAAGCAGTTCGGAGGCATTAGTTCAACAAACCTTGATAAAATCAGCAGCTACGGGTCCATTTTGCACGTCAAAACTGTAGCCAGACAAATTATtggagaaaattcaaaattgaaagaattAAAAATTCAATTTAGGAACAAGAGAGTTAAGAATCAGATGGTGAAATATATGAGCAACAATTGCTGCcctgtttataaaaaatttacaatCTTGTGCATGcatcaaacataaaatatgtaaaaatacGTACTGTTGACACCACCTCTCTATCGGAGACAATGCACCTATTCCCTATTCCAACCCCACCACCTCACACCCATTTACCTGTCCCATTTCCGCCTCTCTATCACCACCCACCATCGCCGTTTTTCCCCTTCCAACACCCTTACCATCCTTACTACCTCCCCCAACAAACGCTTCTGCCACCTCCACAATACCCCCTACCCATCAGTCACAACCCACCCCATTTTTCCCAACCCATTCCAAACATCCCTGTACCTTCAACTTCTTACCCAGGCCCACCCCCCCCGCAGCCACCTCACCCATCTTCTCCTCCGACATCTTATCCCCCGTTACCGCCACCTCACCCACCGGAGGCTTCGCCAAACTTAAACCTTACCCATCACAACCAAACAAACCCACCTTTACAACCGCAAACAAATATCAATTCCCACCAAAAAACAGAGGTGTCATGGGCCTCTCTTGTGGCAAACCCTCAAAAAGAGCACAGGGCTGGGGAGATCAGATTAGGAGAGGGTGGGGAGAGTATGGCAAGAGCTGTGGCAGTAGGCGGCAGAGGCTCTAGAAGATTCGTATCCATCGAGCGAAAATCTTTCGATTTATCACTGGAAGGGCGCAAAACAGATTTTCTGCGTATCACAGAAAGATCCAAAGGCCACCGCACCTCCGTGATTTTCAGCGAAACGGGCGTAGATTGGCTATGCAACTGTTTGGAAGACCTAAAAAGCCTCTCCCCTAAATCGCCTTGGTACCGTAGCAAAAAACTGGGAGAAAAAAAATGGGTTTTCCTTCTCCAGACCAACCAATATGGGCGATTTTGGTCTATCACTGAAATCTCGGGTGTCAAATCCTGGACGATTTTGATCCCTGAGGGTCTTGAAGGAAATGGATGGAAGGAGATGGAGATTGCCATTAGAGATCTAGCAATGGTGGTCCACAAAGGAATTTCTTCCCAACCCAGTAGGCAGGTTAAGACAAACCACACCAACAAATGTCCAAACTGTGGGTTCCACTTGACCGAGGCTATGGAATGGCCAAAACTGGGTAAAGTAAATGGACGATCTCTTACAGATCTTAATCGGTCGGAGAAAGGCGTCGTCGGCATGGGAAGACATGGTGCAAATCCCAAAAAGGACAAAGGAAAAGGACAAGTTGCAGAGCTGTACGGGAAcaagtttcaaatttcaaaatctgTACCAGAAAAAATCTGGGCCCCAAAAATTTCGAGGCCCAAGGATGCAGGCCCAAGTAGTACTGATGCGGGCCCAATTAATTGTGATCCCTCGCTGGGCAATGGTACACATACAGAAAGAAGCCCATTTGATGGTAATCAGGAAAGTAGCCTTCATAGATCAAGCCCAGTCCTTGGGCTTACGGGTGAAAACAGAGATTTCGTCAACGAAGATGAATCATATGAGAGCACTATTGCTGAAGGGGTGAACTCTCGGGTCAGTACGCCCAAATCAAGCTTGCAACTCTCGCAGGTTTCTAACTTGGGCAGTGACAAAGAGACTGAGTATTCGGCAGATTTTAGTGGTGGGTGGAGAATCAAGGCGAACATAGAAGAGATCCTCCATGAGGCACACGATAACCCTGTTAGTATGGGAAGATCTGTGGAGGGAAACTCTCATGAAGACTGGAGGTTATTTCAACGATATTTGGAAGACCCGTATGCGGATCAAAGCTACTTTACAAATCAATCAAGAGATCTGATAATCGCAGAGTCTGGGGACAGTTTTGGGCAGGAGATTGCCCTTCCCCTTCAAAACGAGATACTTGCCCCAATCCCGCTCGCCATGTTTTCTTCTTATAGTTTTGGGGGGCAGCGAATATCGAACAAGGAAACACAATCGAAGTGGATCATTCAAAAGTTGCAACACATCAGGAAAATTTTGGGAATCACTTACTATGGCATGGAGAAGGAGGCTCTAGCCCTGTtagaagaaattgaaaggagACGAATTGCGGATAAGGAGAATAAGGCTCTGGAAGTTTTGAATACACCCAAGAAAGCTGTGGGCAGGAAAAGGGAGCTTAAGAGGTTGGAATGCTCAGTAAATTATGAGAGGCCCTCAGGCAAGAAAGAGGGAACCAGTGGAAAGGGTCAGTCAAGTATTTAATGGATTGGAAAATTATTAGTTGGAATGTGCGGGGTTTGAACAAGGAGGATAAGCGGGCGATTGTTAGACACCATCTAAGAAAATGGAGGGGGAAGATTGTTTGCTTGCAGGAAACAAAACTAGCAGACTTTAATGCTTCCACTTTCCGTTCGGTTTGGGGAAGCAGTTGTGGGGATTGGCTTGCTATTCCAGCAAAGGGCACTGCTGGTGGAGTAGCCCTCATGTGGAATTACAACCATTTTGAGGTTACAAGCCATAAAATTGGAGAGCACTCTATTTCTGTAATTTTTCGCTCCAAGTGTGACTCCTTCATGTGGGCTTTCTCTGGTATTTATGGGTCTCCTTCTTCCAGAAACCTTGTTTTGTGGGAGGAGCTCTCTGATTTTAGACTGACGTGGAATGGGCCTTGGGTTATTGGGGGTGACTTTAATGATGTGTTATACCCGCATGAAAGGTCAGGGAATGGTGTGGACTCTATGGATATGAGGGACTTCCAAAGTTTTGTGTTCAGGTTCAATCTCAGAGACCTTCCGCTGCAGCAGGGGAATTTTACTTGGTCGAATATGCGCAAGCATCCTTCCCTCTCGAGAATTGATAGATTTCTCATCACTATTGATTGGGAAGACCACTTTGGTTCTGTCATCCAATCCCTCCTCCCCAGGCCTACTTCTGATCACCACCCGATCCTCTTGGAGAGTGGCTCTATAAAATGGGGCCCCACTCCATTTCGGTTCCAGAACCATTGGTTGGAAAATGAGACTTTGGAAGAGTGTGTTAGAAGTTGGTGGAGCTCTAGTCTTCCCATTGGTCATGCTAGTTTCAGGATTTCTGAGAAGTTGAGATTGATCAAGGCTAGATTGAAAGTTTGGAGCAAGGAGAATTATGGAGAGACTGATACCAGAATAAAGAGTCTATCAGAAGTCATAAAGTCACTTGATGATCAAGAAAATTCGGGGATTTCCCTCTCAGATGTTGATCGTGGGTCTAGAGAGACTAGCCGTAGAGAGCTTTCCAATCTTATTAAGGCAGAGGAATCGGCCTGGAGACAAAAATCCAGAATCTGTTGGCTTAAAGAGGGGGATAGAAACACGGAATTTTTTCACAGAATGGCCTCAATTCACAGGAATCAGAACTACATTAAATCTATGCGCATCAATGGCAGAGAAGCTACCCTTGAAGGGACTTTAAAGACAGATATTCCAGCTTATTACACGGCCCTGTTTGCAGAAAACTTTCAGTGGAGGCCCTCTTTCGATGATCTGCCCCTCAATGCCGTAAATGCGGAAGATGTGCTTTGGCTTGAAAGGccttttgaagaagaagaaataaaggCAGCCCTGGATAGTTGTAAGAGTGATAAAGCCCCGGGCCCGGATGGGTTCACTATGGAGTTTTTTAAGAGATTCTGGTCTATTGTGAAGGCAGACATTGTGGAAGTCTTTAATGACTTTCATAAGAACGCAGAGTTCGTGGATTCGTTGAACACCACCTTCATCACTTTGATTGCCAAGAAAGCTGGTGCCCATGACATCAAAGATTTCAGACCAATTAGCATGATTGGTAGCATTTATAAATGGTTGGCTAAGCTTCTCTCAAAGAGATTAAGTAAAGTTCTGGGAAGTGTTATCAACGAGGCTCAGCACGCGTTTGTAGAAGGTAGGCAGATTGTTGATGCTTCCTTGGCAGCAAATGAGATTGTTGACCATTATTCTAGACTCAAGAAAACTGGTATCATGTGCAAGCTGGACATGGAAAAAGCCTTTGATAATGTGAGCtggaattttttgttcaaagttTTGGAGAGAAAAGGTTTTGGGAGGAAGTGGATTTGCTGGATAAAAAAGTGTGTTACTTCAGCTTCCTTTTCAATCTTGGTGAACGGGGCTGCGACAGAATTCTTTCACTCCTCAAAAGGAGTTAGGCAGGGTGACCCCCTGTCTCCCCTCCTTTTCATTTTAGGAATGGATATCCTGAGCTGCATGTTGGATAGAGCCGTCTCAAACGGCATTCTTGAAGGGGTCACTATCAGCAATAGAACAAACTCTGTCATTGTGTCTAATCTTTTATATGCAGAtgatgttttgtgcttttgtggAGGAAGTGTGGAGCAAGTTAACATCCTTCGCGCCATCCTTTTAGGGTTTGAAGCTATCTCGGGTTTGAAGGTCAACTTAAGCAAAAGTCATATCATTCCTCTGGGAAGCACTGGAGAGGTTGAAGTTTTAGCTGAGGCTCTCGGATGCAGCATTTGCAACTTGCCCACAAATTATCTCGGGCTCCCGCTTGGTGCTAAACATAAAGATCATAATATTTGGAGCCCTTTGATTGCTAGTTTTGACAAGAAGCTGTCAGGATGGAGAAGAAATTGCTTATCAAAAGCTGGAAGGTTAACGCTGATTAAGAGTACCCTCTCTAACCTCCCAGTTTATATGATGTCTATCCTGCCCATTCCTTCCTCAATTGCTGGTAGAATCGAGAAGATCATGTGCAGATTTTTGTGGGGTGATTCCTTGGAGAGCAAGAAGATGCATTTGGTGAATTGGAACTGTGTCAAGCTCCCTAGAGAAGTCGGAGGACTTGGGATAAAATGCCTGTTGACTTTTAACAAAGCCTTACTAGGCAAATGGTTATGGAGATTTGCCACCAGTAGGAATCAATTATGGAGGAGAATCATCGCTTGTAAGTATAGCACTGAACATAGTGGTTGGTGTACTAAGCAGAGTAGAGACCCTCATGGATGCAGCTTGTGGAAATTCATTAGAAAGGGTTGGGAGGTCTGGCTTGCTTTGACTTATTATCAAGCTGGTAAAGGAAACTCTATAAGCTTCTGGAATGACGTCTGGATTGGAGACACTTCTTTAAAGGATTTGTTCCCGAATCTTCACTGTCTAGCTACACAAAAGGGGGCCTCCATCTTACAGTTGCTTCAAACTCATGATAGAGATACTTCTTGGAACATCACCTTTACTCGTGAGGCCCAAGATTGGGAAGTGGAAATGTTTACTAGGTTCTGGCAGTTGGTTTATGGTGCAAAAACCTATCCCACTAAAGAAGACAAAATCTGCTGGAAGTTGGAAAACAGTGAGTTGTTCACGGTGAGCTCCTTTTATAAAGAGCTTCTAAAGGACCACATGCACCTTGGTAACAATCGTTTCCCATGGCTCTGGTTATGGAAGTCTAAGGCTCCTCCTAGAGTTATCTTCTTTAGCTGGGAGGTTGTTTGGCAGAGAATCTTAACTCAAGACAAGCTGCAAAGGAGGGGCTTCTCTCTTGTGAATAGATGCTATTTGTGTAAAGCAGATTCGGAGTCTATTAATCACCTGTTCCTGCGATGCCACTGGTCCAGAAAGGTCTGGGAAAATGTTTGGAAGATGTTGGGGCTATGGTGGGTCTCTCACAATACTGTAGAAAAAGAGCTACTTGCGTGGGCTTCTATTGGAAAAGACAAGCACCAAAAGAATTTCTTTCAACTCATTCCTATGTCAGTTATGTGGCtgatttggaaagaaaggaaCAACAGAATCTTCGAAAATAAGGAATCCTCCCTAGACTTGTTTATTGTAAATTGGTTTGCTTGTCTAAAATTCTGGAGTCTGTCTTTCCCTAGAAATGTTTTTGATCTTATTAACTACTCGTCCTTGTTGTAGTTGTGGGTTGCACCCCTTTGgtgtttgaataaatttttctattcaaaaaaaaaaaaaatatgtaaaatacgATCTGCTACATCAATAATGCAAAGGCTAAGCGAAAAATCTTAAGCAGGTCTTACTTATAATGgacaagaaaaaaggaaaagcatTGGCACTAACCTCAAGAATAATAGTTGCAAAAACAAGAAAGTGGTTATTTCAAAAACAATCTCCAGAATCAATTAGCAACTACAGACTAAGATCACCACCGGAAATAAGAATATAACAGGAACCAATATTATGTAAATTCACGCATATTTGTTCAACCAAGTCTTCAACTCTGAAACTTTAATAGAAAGTTTTTTACATCTTGTGCAATAAAATCTCATAAAAACTCCTTTCAAGAGACTTAGAGTCACTAAGAGCCTAAGAGCCAACAATAAGAAAACACCAAGCCAATGAATATATCTGACATTGTCACATCTAAAAGTCCAAAAcaattagaagaaaattttgaccATTTTCACATCTAAATAATCGTTTGATTTTCAAATGAGTACAAAAAATGAAAGTGCCAACTGACCAAAATGATGTCAATaacaaaatagtaaaaaaataataataataaattaaaacctACAAACAAATTTCTCTTCAGTGTTGTCTGAATAACTTAGAGCTCATAGATAACAAGGGCAAAATGCCTTTACCAATTAGTAATATTTAATCCAACACAAGGGGTATGGAAAACGACCTTACATCGAATGCAACACCACTCTTCTTTTCTACAAATTTGATAATGGGCACGCGAGCCCTTGCAATCACCTAAGAAGTTAAAAGACAACAAAATCAGATTATGAGTGAAACAACAGTGATATCTTAGTCGATTGGAACGCACCTGTATCTTTTTTGCAATTCCCCTCTGTGACAAAGCCCTAGAGAGAGCCTGCAAACCAGGTTGTGGGTTTCTGATACCTGACCCAAGAATCACAACCTACAATTAATAGCA
Proteins encoded in this region:
- the LOC119985783 gene encoding terminal nucleotidyltransferase 4B-like, which produces MDGGDTETQTPIYLYETLTPFSLGTAPTTPDVQSPLSDDALEPYSVFRNEISLSTLDAAVEPDPAAPDFFSLNVGEPEPELVTPASALAEPVTPVRGIEPRLESAWWFSGNSRFKSPMLQLHKEIVDFCDFLSPTPEEQASRGMAVESVFGVIKYIWPNCRVEVFGSFKTGLYLPTSDIDVVILGSGIRNPQPGLQALSRALSQRGIAKKIQVIARARVPIIKFVEKKSGVAFDVSFDVQNGPVAADFIKDAVSKWPPLRPLCLILKVFLQQRELNEVYSGGIGSYALLAMLIAMLQCLRESHPVPEHNLGVLLVHFFDFYGRKLNTADVGVSCNGAGIFFPKSSRGFMNKGRTFLISIEDPQAPENDIGKNSFNYFQIRSAFGMAFSTLTNPKTILGLGPNRSILGTIIRPDPVLLERKGGSTGEMTFDSLLPGAGEPLQLHNGDKQGILYNWQYEDEEDPLPRGDGIAGDGSAQSSGKKRKSSSRDKSGKKKMKENGELQKARHEESSSRREKGTKKKRWRHNNDDVHRRSRSR